The following DNA comes from Rhodopirellula bahusiensis.
TCATCGTTCGAGTGCAATCATTGCGAAGTCTGCCATGACGAACCGGCCTTCACGAAGTAATTCCGTGCAGGATGCCTGTTTGCTGATTCTCACCGCGATCGCGCTGACGGCGGCGGTGTATTGGTTGCGGTCGGTGTTGATTCCTTTCGTGGTGGCGTTGTTCATTGTCAGCGGGATCACGCCGATTCTGGATTTCTTGCAAGCGCGTTTGAGTGTGAACCGCATCGTCGCCGCGGGGGTCACGTTTGTGTTGGCGATCGGCGGCACGTTCTTGGTCGGAACGAGCATTTGGTTGTCGATGGCTCAAATGTCCGAGGAAGGCAAGCTGTACCGGATGCGAGTGTCCGAGATTGTTTCCAATGCAGAAGATTGGCTGCAGGAAAACGTTGCGGAGCGTTTTGAAGCCAGTGAAGCAAGAGAAAGATCAGAAGCTGCGGTTGCGGATTTGGTCGAAGCTCCTGAAACAGTGGTCGCTCCAGCGGCGAAGTCCGAACCCGATGCATTGCTCGCCAATGCTGCGGCGGATTTGCGGAACCAGCTCGAGGAATTCATTCGAAACGGGGTCGCGACGCTATCAAGCGAGTTGTTCCAGTTGGGGTCGACCAGCATCGTGATTTTGAT
Coding sequences within:
- a CDS encoding AI-2E family transporter, producing MTNRPSRSNSVQDACLLILTAIALTAAVYWLRSVLIPFVVALFIVSGITPILDFLQARLSVNRIVAAGVTFVLAIGGTFLVGTSIWLSMAQMSEEGKLYRMRVSEIVSNAEDWLQENVAERFEASEARERSEAAVADLVEAPETVVAPAAKSEPDALLANAAADLRNQLEEFIRNGVATLSSELFQLGSTSIVILIYVFFLLLGNLSGYGENTLAYQVDRQVRSYLFVKTMISLATGIVFGMALWLFGVPMALTFGLLAFLLNYIPNIGPILASILPLPFILLHPDGSLAWMVSAIVVTCSIQVASGNLLEPKLMGNSADLHPVVILLALMFWGTLWGVTGMFLATPITAAIKIALDRMDVTRPVASVMAGRLGARANESIAAN